A single region of the Ficedula albicollis isolate OC2 chromosome 11, FicAlb1.5, whole genome shotgun sequence genome encodes:
- the APRT gene encoding adenine phosphoribosyltransferase, producing the protein MAPGLEPRWALAVSSCRPAHPSPWQHQAGVEPSLGSAAPAGPSLPALPHCSDISPLLKDPVAFRALIDLLEDHVRASFPKIDFIVGLDSRGFLIGPPLAQRLGIGFVPVRKKGKLPGATQSVSYSLEYGKAELEIQSDAVEPGQKVVIVDDLLATGGTMCAACELLKRLKAEILECLVVVELRALKGSEKLNSIPFYSLLQYD; encoded by the exons ATGgcaccagggctggagccccgCTGGGCCCTGGCTGTCAGCTCCTGTcgccctgcccatcccagcccctggcagcaccaggcaggagttgagccttccctgggctcagcagccccCGCCGGTCCCtcactccctgccctcccccatTGCAGCGATATCAGCCCCTTGCTGAAGGATCCCGTGGCGTTCAGGGCTTTGATTGATCTGCTGGAGGATCATGTGAGGGCATCTTTCCCTAAAATCGACTTCATTGTGG gcCTGGACTCCCGTGGGTTCCTCATCGGGCCCCCCCTGGCACAAAGGTTGGGCATCGGCTTCGTGCCCGTGCGCAAGAAGGGGAAACTGCCCGGTGCCACCCAGTCCGTGTCCTACAGCCTGGAGTATGGCAAG gctgagctggaaatCCAGAGCGATGCTGTGGAGCCAGGGCAGAAAGTGGTGATTGTGGATGACTTGCTGGCAACTGGAG GTACCATGTGTGCTGCCTGCGAGCTGCTCAAGAGGCTGAAGGCTGAAATCCTGGAGTGCCTGGTGGTCGTAGAGCTGAGAGCCCTGAAAGGGTCAGAAAAGCTCAATTCCATCCCTTTCTACTCCCTGCTGCAGTATgactga
- the CDT1 gene encoding DNA replication factor Cdt1 — protein sequence MAQLRLTDFFGQTKAPTAAPAKRSGGPPELAPRPPLFLLMYNPLHPHPDLSLPQVHDPQHSPLCAYCRPLCGSPSQFSSLLQAASSSPLATPRPPTPLSPALAVSPAAATPGRGQDTGTEPGPAAPGPARRLQREDVAELQGRLQRMKVLGRVAPVPSGSSSDLRSRLQRVRQLELRVRQRRAATGDTGDTGDTGTAAPEGESSKKPPAYQRFHTLAQDLPPGLTLPYKFRVLAEMFRSVDTITGMLFNRSETVTFAKVKQGVQDMLRRQFEERHLGQIKAVYPSSYRLRQEKNVPTFGSSGKKSEYQLTLEPVLGEEEKVDGRPHLSASRLLERRREFHRNLVNIVREHHKAFLAALSPPLVVPEEKLTRWHPRFNVDEVPDVSPAELPRPPQEDRLSTAQEVLSTARGMLSPKMEKALANLALRTAGADAGEPPLPKTPTPASTSSALRGVSQELLERPLPAMARVLRGVFVAERKPALSMELLCARLADSCPELVAPGEMEEHVRLLAEVLPDWVGIHSLRTDTYVKLDKEKDLGLVTERLNKAAKEAGAL from the exons ATGGCCCAGCTCCGCCTCACCGATTTCTTCGGCCAGACAAAAGCGCCCACCGCAGCCCCGGCCAAGCGCagcggcg GACCCCCAGAACTTGCCCCCCGCCCCCCACTCTTTCTTCTGATGTACAATCCCCTCCACCCCCACCCGGACTTATCCCTGCCCCAAGTGCACGACCCCCAGCACTCGCCCCTCTGCGCCTACTGCAGACCCCTCTGTGGCTCCCCCTCTCAGT TCTCCTCTCTCTTGCAGGCCGCCAGCTCCTCGCCTCTGGCCACTCCTCGACCCCCGACACCCCTCTCACCGGCCCTGGCCGTGTCCCCTGCGGCCGCCACCCCCGGCCGTGGgcaggacacggggacagagcccggcccggccgcccCGGGGCCAGCGCGGCGCCTGCAGCGG gaggaCGTGGCCGAGCTGCAGGGCCGCCTGCAGAGGATGAAGGTGCTGGGCCGGGTGGCCCCTGTCCCCAGCgggagcagcagtgacctgCGGAGCCGCCTGCAGCGGGTGcggcag CTGGAGCTGCGCGTGCGGCAGAGGAGAGCGGCgactggggacaccggggacactggggacaccgggacagcagctcctgagggagagagcag caagAAGCCCCCGGCCTACCAGCGGTTCCACACTCTAGCCCAGGACCTGCCCCCGGGGCTGACGCTGCCCTACAAGTtcagggtgctggcagagaTGTTCCGCAGCGTGGACACCATCACCGGGATGCTCTTCAACCGCTCCGAGACCGTCACCTTCGCCAAGGTCAAGCAGGGCGTGCAGGACATGCTGCGCAG GCAGTTCGAGGAGCGGCACCTGGGGCAGATCAAGGCCGTGTATCCCAGCTCGTACCGGCTGCGCCAGGAGAAGAACGTCCCCACCTTCGGCAGCAGCGGGAAGAAGTCTGAGTATCAGCTCACGCTGgagccagtgctgggggaag AGGAGAAGGTGGACGGGCGCCCGCACCTGTCGGCGTCGCGGCTGCTGGAGCGCCGGAGGGAATTCCACCGCAACCTGGTGAACATCGTCAGGGAGCACCACAAG GCATTCCTGGCTGCCCTCAGCCCTCCCCTGGTGGTGCCAGAGGAGAAGCTGACCCGGTGGCATCCCCGCTTCAACGTGGACGAGGTGCCGGACGTGAGCCCGGCGGAGCTGCCGCGGCCGCCGCAGGAGGACAGGCTGAGCACGGCCCAGGAGGTGCTGAGCACGGCCCGGGGGATGCTGAGCCCCAAG ATGGAAAAAGCTCTTGCCAACCTGGCCCTCCGAACGGCCGGAGCCGACGCGGGGGAACCGCCGCTTCCCAAAACCCCAAcccctgccagcacctccagcgCGCTCAGAGGggtgtcccaggagctgctggagcgc cccctcccggcCATGGCGCGCGTCCTGCGCGGCGTCTTCGTGGCCGAGAGGAAACCGGCGCTCAgcatggagctgctctgtgcccgCCTGGCCGACAGCTGCCCCGAGCTGGTGGCACCCG GTGAGATGGAGGAACACGTGCGGCTCttggcagaggtgctgcccgACTGGGTGGGGATTCACAGCCTCAGGACGGACACCTACGTCAAGCTGGACAAAGAGAAGGACCTGGGCCTGGTCACTGAGAGGCTCAACAAGGCAGCCAAGGAGGCTGGAGCTCTCTAA